A single window of Solenopsis invicta isolate M01_SB chromosome 3, UNIL_Sinv_3.0, whole genome shotgun sequence DNA harbors:
- the LOC105199411 gene encoding RNA-binding protein spenito isoform X1, whose protein sequence is MIGIPRDDRHKITVKIRNNMKRSSSRDTPPPRVKRSRSSMGRYDDSSDERISPERIRRRSRGARSPSPPTRASSHARYVESSSHRDEYLRASRDVPRERPYSYKVLCVSSIHPKASDEVIKDTLYREYKKFGDFSIQISHEPDERVAYVCFRSSEDARDAKHAKPRIIMYDKMALVDPVFDRPETYRRPRSITPPDYERYYARSPGPTDRHRPLERYERVYGPPVGLPPHREMRRETIPPPHHEFVRPPIHPHGPPHVHPGPPHHYGPPRHMMMRHPVHGFERVENKKDKFPNYLHHVSPEDDPLATRTLFAGNLEINITEEELRRIFSKYGIVDDIDIKRPPPGTGNAYAFVRFQTLDMAHRCKVELSGQYIGKFQCKIGYGKATPTTRIWVGGLGPWTSVPQLEREFDRFGAIKKIDYIKGDSNAYILYDSIDAAQAAVKEMRGFPLGGPDRRLRVDFADVTPGFNFKPRSYPEDNNDFRPRPVDYESPYDPYGPDGEFGYGPRGFRGGGRGNAPWHDRRGSSRGGYRGSYPEGYVRDETEWPNRRPPPELEYETPRGLRRSLSREPGVDRSRSRSPRRRQMDSDSDSENARTGMLSTSRTLPDVARKSIAVWQGALILKNSLFPAKFHLTDGETEIIDSLMKDEEGKHMLRITQRLRLDQPKLDDVSKRIQTSSSHAIFLGLAGSSTAITNDDTNVQTRPLRNLVSYLKQKEAAGVISLLNKDTEGTGVLYAFPPCAFSTELLKRTCPSLSEESLKEDHLVIVVVKGGSA, encoded by the exons ATGATTGGGATTCCGCGGGACGATCGGCACAAAATCACGGTCAAGATCCGCAACAACATGAAGAGGAGCTCGAGTCGCGACACCCCGCCTCCTCGTGTCAAGCGGAGTCGATCTTCCATGGGACG GTACGATGATTCCAGTGACGAGCGCATAAGCCCGGAAAGGATTCGGCGACGGAGTCGAGGGGCCAGAAGTCCCAGTCCACCCACGCGGGCGTCCTCTCACGCCCGCTACGTTGAATCCAGCTCACATCGCGACGAGTATTTGCGCGCGTCGCGCGACGTGCCGCGGGAGCGACCCTACAGCTACAAGGTACTCTGCGTCAGCTCCATCCATCCGAAGGCCAGTGACGAGGTGATCAAGGACACGCTGTACAGGGAGTACAAGAAATTCGGGGATTTCTCCATTCAGATCTCGCACGAGCCGGACGAGCGCGTCGCCTACGTGTGCTTTCGAAGCTCGGAGGACGCCCGAGACGCTAAGCACGCGAAACCACGTATCATCATGTACGATAAAATGGCCCTGGTGGATCCGGTGTTCGACAGGCCAGAGACTTATCGTCGTCCGCGCTCGATCACGCCGCCGGATTACGAGAGGTATTACGCCCGTTCGCCGGGTCCTACGGACCGACACAGGCCGCTCGAGAGATACGAACGTGTGTACGGGCCACCGGTGGGTCTGCCCCCTCATCGCGAAATGCGCCGCGAAACGATCCCGCCGCCGCATCACGAGTTCGTTCGACCACCGATACATCCCCATGGACCACCGCACGTTCACCCGGGACCGCCTCATCATTACGGGCCGCCGCGACACATGATGATGCGCCATCCGGTGCATGGATTCGAGCGAGTGGAGAACAAGAAGGACAAATTCCCCAATTATCTGCACCACGTGTCGCCGGAGGATGATCCTCTGGCGACCAGAACTCTGTTCGCCGGCAATCTCGAGATCAATATTACGGAAGAGGAGCTGCGCCGTATTTTCAGCAAGTACGGCATCGTCGACGACATCGACATAAAGCGTCCACCACCCGGTACTGGCAATGCTTACGCTTTCGTGCGCTTCCAAACTTTAGACATGGCTCATCGATGCAAAGTAGAACTGTCGGGTCAGTATATCGGCAAGTTTCAGTGTAAGATTGGTTATGGTAAAGCCACCCCGACCACTCGGATATGGGTGGGTGGTCTTGGACCATGGACCTCCGTGCCGCAACTTGAACGGGAATTCGATCGATTTGGCGCTATCAAGAAGATCGATTACATCAAGGGCGACAGCAACGCTTACATCCTCTACGATTCGATCGACGCCGCGCAAGCGGCAGTCAAGGAGATGCGTGGCTTCCCTCTAGGCGGACCGGATCGCAGACTAAGAGTAGATTTCGCCGACGTGACCCCAGGCTTTAATTTCAAGCCCCGATCGTATCCAGAGGACAATAACGACTTCAGACCGCGTCCAGTCGATTACGAATCGCCATACGATCCTTACGGACCGGACGGCGAGTTCGGTTACGGACCGAGAGGTTTCCGGGGTGGCGGCAGAGGTAACGCGCCATGGCACGACAGGAGGGGAAGTTCTCGAGGCGGTTACAGAGGTTCGTATCCCGAAGGTTACGTTCGCGACGAAACAGAGTGGCCCAACAGAAGACCACCGCCTGAATTAGAATACGAGACACCGCGCGGTCTGAGAAGATCGCTCTCGCGCGAACCGGGAGTCGACAGATCGAGATCGCGTTCACCGCGTAGGCGACAGATGGATTCCGATTCAGATTCGGAGAACGCTCGCACCGGCATGCTGTCGACGTCTCGCACGCTTCCGGACGTCGCGCGCAAATCAATCGCGGTTTGGCAAGGCGCGCTGATACTAAAGAACTCGTTGTTCCCAGCCAAGTTCCATCTGACTGACGGCGAGACAGAGATAATAGATTCTTTGATGAAGGATGAGGAGGGCAAGCACATGTTACGTATTACGCAGCGATTACGTCTCGATCAACCAAAATTGGATGATGTGTCTAAACGGATCCAAACGTCGAGCTCGCACGCTATCTTCCTTGGCTTGGCTGGCTCGAGTACCGCGATCACGAACGACGACACCAACGTGCAGACGCGGCCTCTGCGCAATCTTGTCTCCTATTTGAAGCAGAAAGAAGCTGCCGGTGTCATATCGTTACTGAACAAGGACACGGAGGGCACTGGCGTGCTCTACGCTTTTCCACCCTGTGCATTTTCAACGGAACTTCTGAAACGCACGTGCCCCAGTTTAAGCGAAGAGAGTCTTAAGGAGGATCACTTGGTGATCGTGGTGGTCAAAGGAGGTAGCGCCTAA
- the LOC105199410 gene encoding BTB/POZ domain-containing protein 9, with translation MSSHHHLNSSSGEINHIHFVSEDIGSLYVSEEYADVTIVVAGQKFRSHKLILAARSEYFRALLFGGMKESMQSEIELNTASLPAFKGLLKYIYTGRMSLTNERDEVILDILALAHLYGFMDLEAAVSDYLREILNIKNICSVLDTAILYHLEFLTNVCFEYMDVHASEVIKHESFLQLSSCALTELISRDSFCAPEIEIFSAVRLWVNANPDVDPAEVLAQLRLSLIPLSDLLTTVRSSQLVSSDALLDAITVQTETPDSKLPYRGHLLVDENVAALSHDAEVLQGEMRNYLLNGDTHNYDMERGYTRHTISDTEEHGILIKLGSQYIINHIKMLLWDLDLRSYSYYIEGSMNQKDWVMLVNHKHYFCRSWQYLYFEPRVVLYIRIVGTNNTVNKVFHVVNFEAYYTNHTEKLSQGFIVPTKNIATIERSACVIEGVSRSRNNLLNGDTSTYDWDSGYTCHQLGSGSILVQLGQPYMIASMRLLLWDCDNRSYSYYIEVSGNAWNWVLVADKTKETCRSWQTIHFHPPRPVVFIKIVGTHNTANEVFHCVHFECPAPVDEKSSKSPTQEGQTSTSSDGNFLPLPPPPPSPPSAPEVATEAVHIDSDES, from the exons ATGAGCTCGCATCACCATCTGAATTCGTCATCGGGCGAGATAAATCACATACACTTCGTCTCTGAAGACATCGGCTCGTTGTACGTCTCCGAGGAGTATGCGGACGTCACCATCGTGGTAGCGGGTCAAAAGTTCCGTAGCCACAAGCTCATTCTTGCCGCGCGCAGCGAGTACTTTCGCGCTCTGCTCTTCGGGGGCATGAAGGAGTCCATGCAGAGTGAAATAGAGTTGAACACCGCGTCGTTGCCCGCATTCAAAGGCTTGCTCAAGTACATTTACACTGGACGCATGTCCCTCACCAATGAGCGAGATGAG GTCATTCTCGATATTCTCGCGTTAGCGCATTTGTATGGGTTTATGGACTTGGAAGCAGCTGTATCTGACTATCTCagagaaatattaaacataaagaaTATATGTTCGGTTCTGGATACTGCTATTTTATATCACTTGGAATTTCTAACTAAC GTTTGCTTTGAATACATGGACGTCCACGCATCTGAAGTTATAAAGCATGAGAGTTTTCTCCAGTTGAGTTCGTGTGCTCTAACTGAATTAATCTCCAGGGATTCTTTCTGCGCACCGGAGATAGAGATTTTTTCAGCTGTACGATTATGGGTCAATGCCAATCCTGATGTTGACCCAGCTGAAGTACTAG CTCAACTAAGATTGAGTCTAATACCACTATCGGACCTTTTAACTACCGTAAGGTCGTCTCAATTAGTATCGTCAGATGCGTTATTGGACGCAATCACTGTACAGACAGAAACTCCCGATTCAAAACTTCCATATCGTGGCCATTTGCTTGTCGACGAAAATGTTGCTGCTCTGTCTCACGATGCTGAAGTGTTACAGGGAGAAATGCGTAACTACCTACTTAATGGTGATACTCATAACTATGATATGGAACGTGGTTATACCAGGCATACCATATCTGACACAGAGGAGCATGGAATTCTTATCAAATTAGGatcacaatatattataaatcatataaaaatgttactatGGGATCTAGATTTGCGATCTTATTCTTATTATATAGAG GGATCTATGAATCAAAAGGATTGGGTCATGCTTGTCAATCACAAACATTACTTTTGTCGCAGTTGgcagtatttatattttgagcCAAGGGTAGTGCTTTATATTCGTATTGTAGGAACAAATAACACAGTAAATAAG GTTTTTCATGTTGTCAATTTTGAAGCATACTACACAAATCATACTGAGAAACTTTCACAAGGCTTTATAGTACCCACCAAAAATATCGCTACTATCGAGCGAAGCGCATGTGTCATTGAAGGTGTGAGTAG gtcacgtaataatttattgaatggAGACACGTCTACTTACGATTGGGACAGCGGTTATACGTGCCATCAACTCGGCTCTGGATCTATTCTAGTACAATTAGGCCAGCCATATATGATAGCATCCATGCG ATTACTACTTTGGGATTGTGATAATCGCTCCTACTCGTATTACATAGAAGTATCAGGCAATGCATGGAATTGGGTATTAGTTGCTGATAAAACTAAAGAGACCTGTCGATCTTGGCAGACGATACATTTTCATCCGCCCCGTCCagtagtttttataaaaatagtaggCACTCATAATACTGCAAATGAG GTGTTTCATTGTGTTCACTTCGAATGTCCAGCACCGGTAGATGAAAAATCCTCAAAATCGCCAACACAAGAGGGACAAACGTCAACGTCATCAGACGGTAATTTTTTACCTCTTCCTCCTCCACCACCTTCTCCACCTTCTGCTCCTGAGGTAGCTACGGAAGCAGTCCACATCGATAGTGATGAATCGTAA
- the LOC105199411 gene encoding RNA-binding protein spenito isoform X2 — protein MIGIPRDDRHKITVKIRNNMKRSSSRDTPPPRVKRSRSSMGRDERISPERIRRRSRGARSPSPPTRASSHARYVESSSHRDEYLRASRDVPRERPYSYKVLCVSSIHPKASDEVIKDTLYREYKKFGDFSIQISHEPDERVAYVCFRSSEDARDAKHAKPRIIMYDKMALVDPVFDRPETYRRPRSITPPDYERYYARSPGPTDRHRPLERYERVYGPPVGLPPHREMRRETIPPPHHEFVRPPIHPHGPPHVHPGPPHHYGPPRHMMMRHPVHGFERVENKKDKFPNYLHHVSPEDDPLATRTLFAGNLEINITEEELRRIFSKYGIVDDIDIKRPPPGTGNAYAFVRFQTLDMAHRCKVELSGQYIGKFQCKIGYGKATPTTRIWVGGLGPWTSVPQLEREFDRFGAIKKIDYIKGDSNAYILYDSIDAAQAAVKEMRGFPLGGPDRRLRVDFADVTPGFNFKPRSYPEDNNDFRPRPVDYESPYDPYGPDGEFGYGPRGFRGGGRGNAPWHDRRGSSRGGYRGSYPEGYVRDETEWPNRRPPPELEYETPRGLRRSLSREPGVDRSRSRSPRRRQMDSDSDSENARTGMLSTSRTLPDVARKSIAVWQGALILKNSLFPAKFHLTDGETEIIDSLMKDEEGKHMLRITQRLRLDQPKLDDVSKRIQTSSSHAIFLGLAGSSTAITNDDTNVQTRPLRNLVSYLKQKEAAGVISLLNKDTEGTGVLYAFPPCAFSTELLKRTCPSLSEESLKEDHLVIVVVKGGSA, from the exons ATGATTGGGATTCCGCGGGACGATCGGCACAAAATCACGGTCAAGATCCGCAACAACATGAAGAGGAGCTCGAGTCGCGACACCCCGCCTCCTCGTGTCAAGCGGAGTCGATCTTCCATGGGACG TGACGAGCGCATAAGCCCGGAAAGGATTCGGCGACGGAGTCGAGGGGCCAGAAGTCCCAGTCCACCCACGCGGGCGTCCTCTCACGCCCGCTACGTTGAATCCAGCTCACATCGCGACGAGTATTTGCGCGCGTCGCGCGACGTGCCGCGGGAGCGACCCTACAGCTACAAGGTACTCTGCGTCAGCTCCATCCATCCGAAGGCCAGTGACGAGGTGATCAAGGACACGCTGTACAGGGAGTACAAGAAATTCGGGGATTTCTCCATTCAGATCTCGCACGAGCCGGACGAGCGCGTCGCCTACGTGTGCTTTCGAAGCTCGGAGGACGCCCGAGACGCTAAGCACGCGAAACCACGTATCATCATGTACGATAAAATGGCCCTGGTGGATCCGGTGTTCGACAGGCCAGAGACTTATCGTCGTCCGCGCTCGATCACGCCGCCGGATTACGAGAGGTATTACGCCCGTTCGCCGGGTCCTACGGACCGACACAGGCCGCTCGAGAGATACGAACGTGTGTACGGGCCACCGGTGGGTCTGCCCCCTCATCGCGAAATGCGCCGCGAAACGATCCCGCCGCCGCATCACGAGTTCGTTCGACCACCGATACATCCCCATGGACCACCGCACGTTCACCCGGGACCGCCTCATCATTACGGGCCGCCGCGACACATGATGATGCGCCATCCGGTGCATGGATTCGAGCGAGTGGAGAACAAGAAGGACAAATTCCCCAATTATCTGCACCACGTGTCGCCGGAGGATGATCCTCTGGCGACCAGAACTCTGTTCGCCGGCAATCTCGAGATCAATATTACGGAAGAGGAGCTGCGCCGTATTTTCAGCAAGTACGGCATCGTCGACGACATCGACATAAAGCGTCCACCACCCGGTACTGGCAATGCTTACGCTTTCGTGCGCTTCCAAACTTTAGACATGGCTCATCGATGCAAAGTAGAACTGTCGGGTCAGTATATCGGCAAGTTTCAGTGTAAGATTGGTTATGGTAAAGCCACCCCGACCACTCGGATATGGGTGGGTGGTCTTGGACCATGGACCTCCGTGCCGCAACTTGAACGGGAATTCGATCGATTTGGCGCTATCAAGAAGATCGATTACATCAAGGGCGACAGCAACGCTTACATCCTCTACGATTCGATCGACGCCGCGCAAGCGGCAGTCAAGGAGATGCGTGGCTTCCCTCTAGGCGGACCGGATCGCAGACTAAGAGTAGATTTCGCCGACGTGACCCCAGGCTTTAATTTCAAGCCCCGATCGTATCCAGAGGACAATAACGACTTCAGACCGCGTCCAGTCGATTACGAATCGCCATACGATCCTTACGGACCGGACGGCGAGTTCGGTTACGGACCGAGAGGTTTCCGGGGTGGCGGCAGAGGTAACGCGCCATGGCACGACAGGAGGGGAAGTTCTCGAGGCGGTTACAGAGGTTCGTATCCCGAAGGTTACGTTCGCGACGAAACAGAGTGGCCCAACAGAAGACCACCGCCTGAATTAGAATACGAGACACCGCGCGGTCTGAGAAGATCGCTCTCGCGCGAACCGGGAGTCGACAGATCGAGATCGCGTTCACCGCGTAGGCGACAGATGGATTCCGATTCAGATTCGGAGAACGCTCGCACCGGCATGCTGTCGACGTCTCGCACGCTTCCGGACGTCGCGCGCAAATCAATCGCGGTTTGGCAAGGCGCGCTGATACTAAAGAACTCGTTGTTCCCAGCCAAGTTCCATCTGACTGACGGCGAGACAGAGATAATAGATTCTTTGATGAAGGATGAGGAGGGCAAGCACATGTTACGTATTACGCAGCGATTACGTCTCGATCAACCAAAATTGGATGATGTGTCTAAACGGATCCAAACGTCGAGCTCGCACGCTATCTTCCTTGGCTTGGCTGGCTCGAGTACCGCGATCACGAACGACGACACCAACGTGCAGACGCGGCCTCTGCGCAATCTTGTCTCCTATTTGAAGCAGAAAGAAGCTGCCGGTGTCATATCGTTACTGAACAAGGACACGGAGGGCACTGGCGTGCTCTACGCTTTTCCACCCTGTGCATTTTCAACGGAACTTCTGAAACGCACGTGCCCCAGTTTAAGCGAAGAGAGTCTTAAGGAGGATCACTTGGTGATCGTGGTGGTCAAAGGAGGTAGCGCCTAA